AGTCTTCCGGCATAAATTCTCTTAAGGTAAGGCGCTGGGAGGAAAGAATCATTTTAGTGAATGAAGCATTAACAATTAATCAGAAAACTACAGAAAAAATTATCCAATCTTGTGGGATGGAAGCCTTGTGGAATGGAAGCTTTGTGGAATGGAAGCTTTGTGGAATGGAAGCTTTGTGGAATGGAAGCTTTGTGGAATGGAAGCTTTGTGGAATGGAAGTCTTGTGGGATGGGCGTCCTCGCCCGTCCTTTATTTATTGCGGGCAAGATGTCATAAGGGGCGGGCAAGATGCCCGCACCACAAGCAGTTTTGGAGAGTGAAATTAAGCCCTGCAAAGCTTTTTCAATGCAAAATCTAAAATCTAAAATCCAAAATTGTATTACCAGTCCCCGGTATAACTTTACAAAACGACATAATTCGGTACAATTGTGTAAAGTGTTTCTTGCAATTGTAAAACAAAGGCGCAACCAGTACCATGCAACTGAAGTTCAGTGCATCTCAACAACCCTTCGCACCAATACTGCTGATAGCTCCATTTTTCTTATGGGGTACTGCAATGGTAGCAATGAAAGGCGCGATTCCCCACACGACACCATTCTTTTTAGCAGGGGTGCGTTTGATACCAGCCGGGGTACTGATTCTCATAGCAGCAGTATTCATGGGTAAGCCTCAGCCGAAAGGATGGTTGGCGTGGCTGTGGATAACTCTATTTGCTTTGGTAGATGGAACTCTATTTCAGGGCTTTTTAGCAGAAGGGTTAGTGAGAACGAGTGCTGGGCTGGGGTCTGTCATGATTGATTCTCAACCTTTAGCAGTTGCCTTGTTGTCTTTGTGGCTGTTCCAAGAACGCATCGGTTTATGGGGATGGTTGGGACTCGCACTGGGAGTGATGGGTATTAGTTTAATTGGCTTACCAGATGATTTGATTCTGGGTATCTTCTCTCATTCCTTCCCCCCCTCCCCCACTCTCCCCCTCCCCCACTCCTTTCTAGATAGTGGCGAATGGTTAATGCTTTTGGCAGCACTCAGTATGGCAGTGGGAACTGTGCTGATTCGCTTTGTGTGTCGTCACGCCGATCCCGTAACTGCTACAGGATGGCATATGATTTTGGGTGGATTGCCATTGTGGGGAATTTCAGCAGTGGCAGAATCTGAGCAAATACAGAATCTTGTTCCTTCTGATTGGCTCGCTTTGAGTTATGCGACGGTGTTCGGAAGTGCGATCGCATACGGCTTGTTTTTCTATTTTGCTTCTAGTGGCAGTCTCACCAGTTTAAGTTCTCTCACCTTCCTCACACCTGTATTTGCTTTGCTATTTGGTAATTTGCTCCTTCAAGAAGTGTTAAGCCCAGTGCAGTGGGTGGGAGTGGGATTGACTCTAGTCAGTATTTACCTCATAAATCAGCGAGATACTTTAGCTGGATCTGGTCATAAACTTGTTACGAGTACTCAGAACACGGCACAACAGCAATCTCTGCTAGAGGCTTCTGCAAAGAAACTCAACAGAGTGACTATACCTTTGCGCGAATCGGAACAGGAAATTTTACAGTAAGTTAAAAAAAAGTCCTCAAAAAGAAAGAATTATCAAAATTATTACTATTGATGGAAAGATTGGGAACAGGTTGTAGTATCCTTCAATCATATTCAGCTGTTACGCTATTTATTTACGTACACTGAGTTGTTAAGCAGCTAGCTACTTGCAGCTCTATAGTTGAAGTCTTCCATGGCTTGGTGAGTGGGGTGTATTCAATAATTTATTTTGTAGCCAAGAAAAAAAATTAACACTAAGATAGCTTGTTACCGTGGTATTGATGCGTTAGTAATGCATATCCTACCTAAAGATCTTTATATGGGGCTACGTAGTTCCTCTGTACTTCTCATTGCCAGCATTGCTTGCTTGGGTCTTGACCATAGTTTAGCAAGCAATGCGACCCCTACCCAAGCTGTGAAAAGCGTCAAACTTGCTCAAGCAAGTTCTACAGACACAGTCAATATTTCTACTCTTCTCCAACCTGGTAGCACAGGTACAGAAGTAAAAACACTGCAAACCTCACTGAAAAAGTTGGGATACTACAATGGTGAAATAGATGGTAAATACGGTACGGTGACAAGCTTGGCTGTTGCGAAATTTCAGCAAGCTAGGGGTTTAGTTGCAGACGGTGTATTTGGAACTGTTACAAAACAAAATATTGAAAAAAACATTAAGAAAAAGTCTTTGAAGCCCTCTATGGCGATCGCAAGCAACGCGATCGCAGCCAGTACAACTACAGAGCAAGAAGAAAAACAGGACATACTGTGGTGGTTACTGGTGAGTATAGGCGCTTTGGGAAGTCTTGGCGCACTCGCTTACATTATTAGGGGATTTAGTCAAGTCAAAAAACCTGCTTATTTTGAAACTTCTCGTCAAGAGAACACCAACTCTGTTAAGCCATCAATACCAGAAAACACCACCACTAGAAACGAAAGATACTTAAGAAGTACTGAACTTGTCCCACCAGAAACAGTTGCAAACCCTCAACCCCAATTACTGTCAGTAGAAAAAACTTCTCGCCTTGCCAAAGTCAACATCATAGACCAATTGATAGAAGACTTACACAGCGCAGATCCAACACAACGCCGTAAAGCTATATGGGATTTGGGACAAAAGGGAGATTCAAGAGCCGTTCAACCACTCGTGGAACTGATGGTAGATGCAGATACTCAGCAACGCAGCTTAATTTTGGCAGCTTTGGCAGAAATTGGCACTCGGACACTTAAACCCATGAATCGTGCTTTGGCAATTTCATTGCAGGATGAAAGCCCCCAGGTGCGGAAAAATGCCATCCGCGATTTGACTCGCATTTATGACATGATGGCTCAAGTTAGCCAAATGTTATCCCACGCAATGCACGATCCCGATGCTGAGGTGCAAGCCACAGCAAAGTATGCTCTTTCACAAATGAACCGCATCCGTTCTTTACCCAGTCAGGAAAGAGAGGACAGCGATCAGTGACCAGTGACCAGTGACAAATGACAAAATCAATTTCATGGAATCCAAAATCCAAAATCCAAAATCCAAAACCTTCCCCTCACCTCTTAAGCCAGGTGACTTATTAAGAGTCATAGCACCTAGTGGTGCTTTGCGAGAATTTGAGACATTTCAACAAGGGATTGAAATCTGGCGATCGCGCGGTTATCGAGTGGAAGTCACACCAGATATCGATCAAAGGTGGGGGTACTTGGGGGGGAAAGACGAACATCGTCGCTCTCAGCTAAAAACAGCGTGGAACGATCCAGATTGCCGTGGTATTCTCTGTGCTAGAGGAGGTTTTGGTAGTACGCGTATTTTAGAAAATTGGAATTGGGGAACGGATGAAGTTACAGATGTCGCAGGTACCTCATTGGCTAAAAAATCTGCCACTTGCAAATGGTTAATTGGTTTTTCTGATATTACTGCCCTTTTGTGGAGTTTATATACAGTAGGTATTTCAAGCGTCCACGGTCCTGTTTTGACAACTTTGGCTTTAGAACCAGATTGGTCTATACAACGATTGTTTGATTTGGTGGAAGGTCGTCCTCTTGCACCTTTAGAAGGTTGTGGCTGGGGTGGAGGTATAACGACTGGTATCCTATTACCAGCAAATCTTACAGTAGCAACCCATCTTCTTGGTACTTCATTACAACCAAGTATGGATAATGTGATTTTGGCACTAGAGGATGTGACAGAGGCTCCTTACCGTATCGATAGGTTGTTAACTCAATGGCGCATGAGTGGTACTTTGTCAAAAGTCAGAGGTATTGCTCTAGGACGCTTTAGCCGATGTGAACCACCACCAAATGTCCCCAGTTTCACTATTGAGGAAGTTTTACGCGATCGCTTGGGCGATCTGGGTATTCCTGTGGTTTCCAACCTGCCTTTTGGTCATGATGGACCCAATGCTGGTTTACTAGTAGGTGTGAAGGTAACTTTAGATGCAGATCGAGGAGTATTAGGTTAGAAGAACAATAATTATTCTCTGTCTTGTTTCGCTAGTGTTTCGTTATCAAAATACTCACGCCAATAAACAATTCGACCGTCTTTGACCTCAAGAACGATCGCATCGTCTGCTTTGTTCCGTTTCCCCGTTCTCTTTTCGGTATCTTCGTAGTGCCATTCTACAGCAGCTTGGTTGCCATCAACAACAACTCGCCGAATAGTAATGCTCACATCGATAAACTGTTCGGCGAACTTAGAAACTTCTTGCCGAATCTTTGTTTGTCCCTGCCATCGTTGACCAGGTACAATGAGTTCACCATCGGATGTAAATAATTGAGCAACAGCATCTGGATCGCGTGCAACCCAGGCGTTTCTAGCCTGTTCAATCAGCGTTCGAACATTTTGCCTTGTTCTATTTTGACTTGCAGACCCTACCATGCTCAGTACAAAGCTAAGTAGAACCATAGTGAACTACCTACACTCCAGCAAGCTGTGAGTGTAGGCTTCTAGCATTCCTAAGAACTACTAGAACTTCCTTGGAGGTACTATTAGTAGTAGAATTCTCTACTACTGGATTCCCCTTACGGCGTTTTATTGTTGGGAACAGTCCCAGCCCAACACGCTTTAAATTGACAGCAGCATTAATGTCGCGGTCAACCCAAAGCAATTCTTTTTCATCCCAGTACTCGCGGATATCACAATCAGTAAAGATGAATTCGTCACGATACGCAAGTAATTGAGATGTGTATGCAGGTTTCACTGCTATTGTCCTAGCCCCAGCTTTTCCAGCTATGTATTCTAGGATTGTAAAAAACTGTCCAAATGCAGCATCGTTCCAAGATTTGTTTAACCCAGACTTGGCTGACTGACCATTTGGTAAATACTTGCCGTTCTCATCCTGCTTGGCTTTGTTCCTTTTTGACAAAGCTTTTAAGTTTAAATCTTCGTGTGCAAAAACTTTTTTATTTGTCCGAACTAGAGCGTGAGCAGTCTTAAATGCATGGTCTTTTCGTGCTCTGGCAATACGTTGATGTTCACGTGCTTCACGTTTAGCCAATTTACGGCGTGCCTTAGTCCCTTTTTTCTTAGCTGATTTACGATTAGAAACTTTAGCCAGACGCTTTTCAGACTTCCTGAAAGACTTTAAAGAAGGTAGCTTGATATTCTCTGAAGTTGCCAAATAATCATCTTCATGTAGCACGGCGTCCAATCCCAAAGTATTATCCCAAGTTGGTGTCACTTCATCAGGATTGAATTCAGGTACATTTGGATCTTCTAGGCAAATCGTGATATACC
This genomic interval from Scytonema hofmannii PCC 7110 contains the following:
- a CDS encoding DMT family transporter, coding for MQLKFSASQQPFAPILLIAPFFLWGTAMVAMKGAIPHTTPFFLAGVRLIPAGVLILIAAVFMGKPQPKGWLAWLWITLFALVDGTLFQGFLAEGLVRTSAGLGSVMIDSQPLAVALLSLWLFQERIGLWGWLGLALGVMGISLIGLPDDLILGIFSHSFPPSPTLPLPHSFLDSGEWLMLLAALSMAVGTVLIRFVCRHADPVTATGWHMILGGLPLWGISAVAESEQIQNLVPSDWLALSYATVFGSAIAYGLFFYFASSGSLTSLSSLTFLTPVFALLFGNLLLQEVLSPVQWVGVGLTLVSIYLINQRDTLAGSGHKLVTSTQNTAQQQSLLEASAKKLNRVTIPLRESEQEILQ
- a CDS encoding peptidoglycan-binding protein; this encodes MGLRSSSVLLIASIACLGLDHSLASNATPTQAVKSVKLAQASSTDTVNISTLLQPGSTGTEVKTLQTSLKKLGYYNGEIDGKYGTVTSLAVAKFQQARGLVADGVFGTVTKQNIEKNIKKKSLKPSMAIASNAIAASTTTEQEEKQDILWWLLVSIGALGSLGALAYIIRGFSQVKKPAYFETSRQENTNSVKPSIPENTTTRNERYLRSTELVPPETVANPQPQLLSVEKTSRLAKVNIIDQLIEDLHSADPTQRRKAIWDLGQKGDSRAVQPLVELMVDADTQQRSLILAALAEIGTRTLKPMNRALAISLQDESPQVRKNAIRDLTRIYDMMAQVSQMLSHAMHDPDAEVQATAKYALSQMNRIRSLPSQEREDSDQ
- a CDS encoding S66 peptidase family protein codes for the protein MESKIQNPKSKTFPSPLKPGDLLRVIAPSGALREFETFQQGIEIWRSRGYRVEVTPDIDQRWGYLGGKDEHRRSQLKTAWNDPDCRGILCARGGFGSTRILENWNWGTDEVTDVAGTSLAKKSATCKWLIGFSDITALLWSLYTVGISSVHGPVLTTLALEPDWSIQRLFDLVEGRPLAPLEGCGWGGGITTGILLPANLTVATHLLGTSLQPSMDNVILALEDVTEAPYRIDRLLTQWRMSGTLSKVRGIALGRFSRCEPPPNVPSFTIEEVLRDRLGDLGIPVVSNLPFGHDGPNAGLLVGVKVTLDADRGVLG
- a CDS encoding nuclear transport factor 2 family protein, with protein sequence MVLLSFVLSMVGSASQNRTRQNVRTLIEQARNAWVARDPDAVAQLFTSDGELIVPGQRWQGQTKIRQEVSKFAEQFIDVSITIRRVVVDGNQAAVEWHYEDTEKRTGKRNKADDAIVLEVKDGRIVYWREYFDNETLAKQDRE
- a CDS encoding RNA-guided endonuclease InsQ/TnpB family protein, whose amino-acid sequence is MLLNYQYRAYPDTNQKLELNEWLRICQYWYNKQLGERFDWWENNRSRIDACSIISCPLPQLRERPDYYLQKKQLPDIKEDLFKVSHSGELLDFSKLPSQTLQDVSKRVDKAFSRFIQGDSNGRRSGKPRFKNAARYRTMRIEGQAITIERIEKNWLFLSISKLDGWIKVRLHRPLPNGFVLRNALLTKKADGWYITICLEDPNVPEFNPDEVTPTWDNTLGLDAVLHEDDYLATSENIKLPSLKSFRKSEKRLAKVSNRKSAKKKGTKARRKLAKREAREHQRIARARKDHAFKTAHALVRTNKKVFAHEDLNLKALSKRNKAKQDENGKYLPNGQSAKSGLNKSWNDAAFGQFFTILEYIAGKAGARTIAVKPAYTSQLLAYRDEFIFTDCDIREYWDEKELLWVDRDINAAVNLKRVGLGLFPTIKRRKGNPVVENSTTNSTSKEVLVVLRNARSLHSQLAGV